A stretch of the Desulfobacter sp. genome encodes the following:
- a CDS encoding HAD hydrolase-like protein codes for MAETTYVLFDLDGTLSDPLEGISKSINYALGAFGYPLAPEAELARFIGPPLDTTFVELTAGDDQSHIMALVEKFRERFREKGYRENKLYPGVKQALESLYAREIPLGVCTSKRRDFAEKILAMFGLDHLFDFVSGGDVGISKSSQIRTLLEMKKISRASVMIGDRDSDILAARENDLCGYGVIWGYGSREELENAGSLGLFEAPDEWNHIFR; via the coding sequence ATGGCAGAAACGACCTATGTATTATTTGACCTGGACGGCACCCTGAGTGATCCTTTGGAAGGAATTTCAAAATCCATCAATTATGCCCTTGGGGCCTTTGGGTATCCCCTGGCGCCGGAAGCCGAACTGGCCCGGTTTATCGGTCCGCCTCTGGATACCACCTTTGTGGAACTGACTGCCGGGGATGACCAGAGCCATATCATGGCCCTGGTGGAAAAGTTCAGGGAGCGTTTCAGGGAAAAGGGATACAGGGAAAATAAATTGTATCCCGGGGTGAAACAGGCCCTTGAGTCTCTGTATGCCAGAGAGATTCCCTTGGGGGTCTGCACCTCTAAACGCAGGGATTTTGCCGAAAAAATTCTTGCCATGTTCGGCCTGGATCATCTGTTTGACTTTGTCAGCGGCGGGGACGTGGGGATCAGCAAATCCAGTCAGATCAGGACCCTGCTGGAGATGAAAAAAATCTCCCGAGCCTCTGTGATGATCGGGGACCGGGATTCGGACATCCTGGCGGCCCGGGAAAACGACCTTTGCGGATACGGGGTGATCTGGGGATACGGAAGCCGGGAGGAACTGGAAAACGCAGGGTCGCTGGGGTTGTTTGAAGCCCCGGATGAGTGGAACCACATTTTCAGATAA
- a CDS encoding 1,4-dihydroxy-6-naphthoate synthase, whose amino-acid sequence MNIKYDLAYSPCPNDTFIFKGIAEKFIDTRSMDFNIVLADVETLNQHAALGKYQITKLSVAALGNLLDRYALLRTGAALGMGCGPLVISRPGRKMGSQKKPVVAVPGLGTTAYHLFCFYMANCFPGLKFQALPMAFEKIMPAVKAKKADFGVIIHEGRFIFQNMALEMKTDLGLWWENKTGLPIPLGCIAVRRDMDPDRACTIQSLIRESIDHGFDHPDKGLSYIRNHAQEMEEGVIQQHISLYVNKFSRDIGEIGTRAVNCFFDYGARAGLIQPADLPLFAC is encoded by the coding sequence ATGAACATAAAATACGATTTAGCCTATTCCCCATGTCCAAACGACACCTTTATCTTCAAAGGGATCGCCGAAAAATTCATTGATACCCGATCCATGGACTTCAACATAGTGCTGGCGGATGTGGAAACCCTGAACCAGCATGCCGCCCTGGGCAAATACCAGATCACCAAACTCAGTGTGGCCGCCCTGGGCAATCTTCTGGACCGGTATGCCCTGTTAAGGACAGGGGCAGCCTTGGGAATGGGGTGCGGCCCTTTGGTCATCTCCCGGCCCGGACGAAAGATGGGCTCCCAAAAAAAACCGGTTGTGGCCGTGCCAGGACTGGGCACCACCGCCTATCATCTGTTCTGCTTTTACATGGCCAATTGTTTTCCAGGGCTTAAATTCCAGGCCCTGCCCATGGCCTTTGAAAAAATCATGCCGGCAGTCAAGGCGAAAAAAGCCGATTTCGGGGTGATCATCCACGAGGGACGCTTTATTTTCCAGAACATGGCCCTTGAAATGAAAACCGATCTTGGCCTTTGGTGGGAAAACAAAACCGGCCTGCCCATCCCTTTGGGATGTATTGCCGTGCGCAGGGATATGGATCCGGACAGGGCCTGTACTATTCAATCCCTGATCCGGGAAAGTATTGACCATGGATTTGACCATCCTGACAAGGGATTATCCTATATCCGAAACCATGCCCAGGAAATGGAGGAAGGTGTGATCCAGCAGCATATCAGCCTGTATGTGAACAAATTTTCCAGGGATATCGGCGAGATTGGCACCCGGGCCGTGAATTGTTTTTTTGATTATGGGGCCCGGGCCGGATTGATCCAGCCTGCGGACCTCCCCTTGTTTGCCTGTTAA
- the tilS gene encoding tRNA lysidine(34) synthetase TilS, whose product MKKTAQNVQARVLETIQTHGMLKAKDHVLVGLSGGPDSIALVRVLLDLKNELDIRLGLAHLNHCLRGIESLGDENFVRAFAQDHGLELVVETRDVRDLSDQNKLSLEEAGRQARYEFFKHTAAAKGYTRIATGHNWDDHVELVLMNLLRGSGPLGLRGIAPVRGTKIIRPLIQISKSDILLFLEDSDQGFVLDGSNSDPHFLRNRVRNGLIPSLEKEFNPEIKTGMARLSQIISLEDDFMTQQTDQAFENLHIQTCPDQIKISIPDIQDLHPALVHRILRKAIRQVKKDLRRITHAHILDILGLARKNTGPKSLDLPGQIRVYKRKHMLCIKKESRPLRKLGRPTRQPSKNPKGNQDENL is encoded by the coding sequence ATGAAAAAAACAGCCCAAAACGTCCAAGCCCGGGTTTTAGAAACCATTCAAACCCATGGGATGCTCAAGGCAAAGGACCACGTCCTTGTAGGCCTGTCCGGAGGGCCGGACTCCATCGCCCTGGTCCGGGTCCTCCTGGACCTGAAAAACGAGCTGGACATTCGTCTGGGACTTGCCCACCTCAACCATTGCCTCAGGGGAATTGAATCCCTTGGAGATGAAAATTTTGTCAGGGCCTTTGCCCAGGACCATGGTCTTGAGCTGGTTGTTGAAACCCGGGATGTCCGGGACCTGTCAGACCAGAATAAATTATCCCTGGAAGAGGCGGGCAGACAGGCCCGGTACGAGTTTTTCAAACACACGGCAGCAGCCAAAGGGTATACCCGGATTGCCACAGGCCACAACTGGGACGACCATGTGGAATTAGTGCTCATGAATCTTCTCCGGGGATCCGGCCCCTTAGGACTCCGGGGAATCGCCCCGGTCCGGGGGACAAAAATTATCCGTCCCCTCATCCAGATCTCCAAATCAGATATTCTTCTCTTTTTAGAAGACTCAGACCAGGGCTTTGTTCTAGACGGCTCCAATTCAGATCCCCATTTTCTCCGCAACCGGGTCCGCAATGGTCTGATTCCCTCTCTTGAAAAAGAGTTTAACCCGGAAATCAAAACCGGAATGGCCCGGCTCAGCCAGATCATTTCCCTTGAAGATGATTTCATGACTCAACAGACAGACCAGGCCTTTGAAAATCTCCATATCCAGACCTGCCCTGACCAGATAAAGATCTCCATACCGGATATTCAAGACCTGCATCCGGCCCTGGTTCACCGCATCCTGCGCAAAGCAATACGCCAGGTAAAAAAAGACCTGCGCAGGATCACCCACGCCCATATCCTGGACATTCTGGGGCTTGCCCGGAAAAACACAGGCCCCAAAAGCCTGGACCTGCCCGGACAGATCCGGGTTTACAAACGCAAACATATGCTCTGCATTAAAAAGGAGAGCCGGCCGTTAAGAAAGTTGGGCAGACCAACCCGGCAGCCAAGCAAAAACCCAAAGGGAAATCAAGATGAAAACCTGTAA
- a CDS encoding ATP-dependent metallopeptidase FtsH/Yme1/Tma family protein, producing the protein MNQFYKNISLWLVIVLMMVMLYNIFNQQQAGQADIGYSEFLSLVEDGRVQNVVIQGQELYITDSSGTRYRSFAPDDGEMIKTLRASGVAIKAKPPAESSWFMSIVVSWLPMIVLIGVWIFFMRQMQGGGGGKALSFGKSRARLIDDKGEKVTFANVEGIDEAKEELTEVVDFLKNPDKYTRLGGRIPKGVLLVGNPGTGKTLLSRAVAGEAGVPFFTISGSDFVEMFVGVGASRVRDLFAQGKKNAPCIIFIDEIDAVGRQRGAGLGGGHDEREQTLNQLLVEMDGFESNEGVILMAATNRADVLDPALLRPGRFDRQVVVDMPDIRGREGILRVHMKKSPLGNDVDPSILAKGTPGFSGADLENLVNEAALLAAKRDHEKLSMRDFEDAKDKVYMGLERKSKVIKEEEKKTTAYHEGGHALVARFLPGTDAVNKITIIPRGRAAGVTWFLPEEGDFKYKDQLENELAIAFGGRVAEEVIFSRISTGASNDIKQATKLANRMIRSFGMSDNLAPLSYEDHDDNIFIGREMTQAKTYSENTAQKIDAEVAAVIDRAYATAQKILEENIDILHALTDLLIEEETIMGPELDDLIAQMRPEFDFFGRKNVRTAPEPPTEQEAREARENEKSESPDDTEEEEGDILEFPGAKTPNEDPEDTDKKED; encoded by the coding sequence TTGAATCAATTTTATAAAAACATTTCCCTGTGGCTGGTCATTGTCCTGATGATGGTCATGCTCTATAATATTTTCAACCAGCAGCAGGCCGGCCAGGCAGATATCGGGTATTCGGAATTTTTATCCCTGGTGGAAGACGGCCGGGTCCAGAATGTGGTTATCCAGGGCCAGGAGCTGTATATTACCGATTCCAGCGGGACCCGTTACAGAAGCTTTGCCCCGGATGACGGAGAAATGATCAAGACCCTTCGGGCCAGCGGGGTGGCCATCAAGGCCAAGCCGCCTGCTGAATCCTCATGGTTCATGTCCATTGTGGTCTCCTGGCTGCCCATGATCGTTCTCATCGGGGTATGGATATTTTTCATGCGCCAGATGCAGGGCGGCGGCGGAGGCAAGGCCCTCTCCTTTGGTAAAAGCCGGGCCAGGCTCATAGATGACAAAGGGGAAAAAGTCACCTTTGCCAATGTGGAAGGGATAGACGAAGCCAAGGAAGAGCTGACCGAAGTCGTTGATTTTCTGAAAAATCCGGATAAATATACCCGCCTGGGGGGCAGAATCCCCAAAGGTGTTCTTCTCGTGGGAAATCCGGGGACCGGTAAAACCCTGCTCTCCCGTGCCGTTGCCGGAGAGGCAGGCGTACCCTTTTTCACCATCTCAGGTTCGGACTTTGTTGAAATGTTTGTGGGCGTGGGTGCCTCCAGAGTCAGGGATCTTTTTGCCCAGGGGAAAAAGAACGCCCCCTGCATCATCTTTATTGATGAAATTGATGCCGTGGGCCGCCAGCGCGGTGCTGGATTGGGCGGAGGCCATGACGAACGGGAACAGACACTCAACCAGCTGTTGGTTGAAATGGACGGGTTTGAGTCCAATGAAGGGGTAATTCTCATGGCCGCCACCAACCGGGCAGACGTTCTGGATCCGGCCCTGCTGAGGCCGGGTCGTTTTGACCGTCAGGTTGTAGTGGACATGCCCGATATCAGGGGCAGGGAAGGCATTTTACGGGTTCACATGAAAAAAAGTCCTTTGGGTAATGATGTGGATCCGTCCATTCTGGCCAAAGGGACTCCGGGATTTTCAGGGGCGGACCTTGAAAATCTGGTCAACGAGGCCGCCCTTTTGGCAGCCAAAAGAGATCATGAAAAATTGTCCATGCGTGATTTTGAAGATGCCAAGGACAAGGTTTACATGGGCCTTGAACGTAAGTCCAAGGTCATCAAGGAAGAAGAGAAAAAGACAACCGCTTACCACGAAGGCGGCCATGCCCTGGTGGCAAGGTTCCTGCCCGGTACGGATGCCGTGAACAAAATCACCATCATCCCCAGGGGACGGGCCGCGGGTGTGACCTGGTTTCTGCCCGAAGAGGGGGATTTCAAATACAAGGACCAATTGGAAAACGAGCTGGCCATTGCCTTTGGCGGCCGGGTGGCTGAAGAGGTCATTTTCAGCCGGATCTCCACAGGGGCTTCCAATGATATCAAACAGGCCACAAAGCTTGCCAACCGGATGATCCGAAGCTTCGGCATGAGTGACAACCTGGCCCCCCTCTCCTATGAGGACCATGATGACAACATCTTCATCGGCAGGGAAATGACCCAGGCCAAGACCTATTCCGAAAATACGGCCCAGAAAATTGATGCCGAGGTGGCTGCCGTGATTGACCGTGCCTATGCCACGGCCCAAAAAATTCTGGAAGAGAACATTGATATTCTCCATGCCCTTACCGATTTGCTCATTGAAGAAGAGACCATCATGGGGCCGGAATTGGATGATCTAATTGCTCAGATGAGGCCGGAGTTTGATTTTTTCGGCCGGAAAAACGTCCGCACAGCACCTGAACCTCCGACAGAGCAGGAGGCCAGAGAGGCAAGGGAAAACGAAAAGTCGGAATCACCCGATGACACGGAAGAAGAAGAGGGGGACATCCTGGAGTTTCCAGGCGCCAAAACGCCGAATGAAGATCCCGAAGATACGGATAAAAAAGAGGATTAA
- the folP gene encoding dihydropteroate synthase, whose protein sequence is MNAFTLEFGRFRLDLGSYACIMGILNTTPDSFSDGGRFNSLETATAQGRQLVKAGAHILDIGGESSRPFAQPVSDQEEMDRTIPVIEALAKEIDVPISIDTVKSSVARAALDAGAAIINDISAFEKDPAMADLAAETRAPVILMHMRGTPETMQVNPSYNDLMGEITTYLQERVDFSLSRGIARDKIILDPGIGFGKTVNHNLVLIKELHRLTAMGFPILMGPSRKSFIQHILSQASGKKTAPDDLGTEYGTLAACAASLMNGAHIVRVHDVQRISSFTRIIDAIRNA, encoded by the coding sequence ATGAATGCGTTTACACTTGAGTTCGGCCGTTTCCGACTTGATCTGGGGTCGTACGCCTGCATTATGGGCATATTAAACACCACCCCGGATTCTTTTTCCGACGGCGGGCGGTTCAACTCTCTGGAAACGGCAACGGCCCAGGGCCGACAACTGGTCAAGGCCGGGGCCCATATTCTTGACATCGGGGGTGAATCCTCTAGGCCCTTTGCCCAGCCCGTTTCAGACCAGGAAGAGATGGACCGGACCATCCCGGTGATCGAGGCCCTGGCCAAAGAGATTGATGTTCCCATATCCATTGATACGGTAAAATCTTCGGTGGCCCGGGCTGCCCTGGATGCCGGCGCCGCCATCATCAATGATATTTCAGCCTTTGAAAAAGATCCGGCCATGGCAGATTTGGCAGCTGAAACCCGGGCGCCGGTGATTCTCATGCACATGAGAGGGACCCCGGAAACCATGCAGGTCAACCCCAGCTACAATGACCTCATGGGGGAAATCACCACCTATCTCCAGGAACGGGTTGATTTTTCACTGTCCCGGGGCATTGCCCGGGACAAGATCATCCTGGACCCGGGGATTGGGTTTGGAAAGACCGTGAATCACAATTTGGTGCTGATCAAGGAGCTTCACAGGCTCACAGCCATGGGGTTTCCAATCCTCATGGGGCCGTCGAGAAAATCCTTTATCCAGCATATCCTGAGCCAGGCCTCGGGGAAAAAAACAGCACCGGATGATCTGGGAACGGAATACGGCACCTTGGCGGCCTGTGCCGCCTCTCTCATGAACGGGGCCCATATTGTCAGGGTCCATGATGTTCAGCGGATTTCCTCTTTTACCCGTATCATTGACGCCATCAGGAATGCCTGA
- a CDS encoding YbbR-like domain-containing protein, protein MPDLKHIRACLAFLFLFLVWGCTTEPVETHLLLPVDFSNVPEDMVLTQFHTDKIEIRIKGNPRHIEQLNKKTILYPADLYTDLEFDPAGDSDSIEQGTYLLPVDRTRIPMNPSIHILDISPSYLSVRLEKKVTRTFKVSVPYTGDPAKGHMALAPACEPSTVDLTGAQSLINKIVQLRTKPVDLGNANEAFKKEVPLDLENPLLFSSSQPMFIVTVPIQALTGTKKIENLPIQIRNSPGKASIEPAFITVEIKGPQETLGNKAVTDQIFAFMDLKGLKKGVSARHAYINIPVDLAMTHASPQVFTVKIE, encoded by the coding sequence ATGCCTGATCTGAAACATATCCGGGCCTGCCTGGCCTTTTTATTTCTTTTCCTTGTCTGGGGCTGCACCACAGAACCTGTGGAAACCCATCTGCTGCTGCCCGTGGATTTTTCCAATGTCCCTGAAGATATGGTCCTGACCCAATTTCACACGGACAAAATCGAAATCCGAATCAAGGGAAATCCCCGGCATATTGAGCAGCTCAACAAAAAGACCATCCTTTATCCTGCCGACCTCTACACCGACCTTGAATTTGATCCTGCAGGGGATTCAGACTCCATTGAACAGGGCACCTATCTGCTGCCCGTGGACCGCACCCGTATTCCCATGAATCCCTCAATACACATCCTTGATATCAGCCCGTCCTATTTGAGCGTCCGCCTGGAAAAAAAGGTCACCCGAACCTTCAAGGTCAGCGTGCCCTATACCGGTGATCCAGCCAAGGGTCACATGGCCCTGGCCCCGGCCTGTGAGCCTTCAACCGTAGACCTGACCGGGGCCCAGTCCCTGATCAATAAAATTGTTCAGCTCCGGACCAAGCCCGTTGACCTGGGCAATGCAAACGAAGCCTTTAAAAAAGAGGTCCCCCTGGACCTTGAAAACCCTCTGCTCTTTTCTTCCAGTCAGCCCATGTTTATTGTCACCGTGCCCATTCAGGCCCTGACAGGAACAAAAAAGATTGAGAACCTGCCCATCCAGATTCGAAACAGCCCGGGAAAGGCGAGCATTGAGCCGGCCTTTATCACCGTTGAAATCAAAGGTCCCCAGGAAACCCTTGGGAATAAAGCCGTGACAGACCAAATTTTTGCCTTTATGGACCTCAAAGGCCTTAAAAAAGGAGTCTCTGCCCGGCACGCCTATATTAATATCCCTGTTGACCTGGCCATGACCCATGCATCCCCCCAGGTATTTACCGTTAAAATTGAATAG
- a CDS encoding type III pantothenate kinase, whose protein sequence is MLLVIDVGNTNTVIGVYENDDLKHDWRIRTVRENTADEFNVLAQALFSDKGMETSAITKIVISSVVPSSVRILNAFCQRYLNLSPVWINPRSVKKLMPILYSNPNEVGADRIVNAVAAFKKHQQALIIIDFGTATTFDAITQKGEYLGGAICPGVMISSEALFQRASRLPRVEIFKAPEQVIGKDTIESIQSGIIYGNAAMVDGMVSRMAREMDSALMIIATGGLAPLIAEVSQTIEYVDQSLTLEGLRIISREI, encoded by the coding sequence ATGCTGCTGGTGATTGATGTCGGCAATACCAATACAGTGATCGGTGTATATGAAAACGATGACCTCAAACACGATTGGCGGATCCGGACGGTCCGGGAAAATACGGCAGACGAGTTCAACGTCCTGGCACAGGCCCTGTTCTCAGACAAGGGCATGGAGACCTCTGCCATCACCAAAATCGTTATTTCTTCCGTGGTTCCCTCGTCCGTAAGGATTTTAAATGCATTTTGCCAACGCTATCTCAACCTCTCTCCTGTGTGGATCAATCCCAGATCTGTCAAAAAACTCATGCCCATTCTCTATTCCAACCCCAATGAAGTGGGTGCGGACCGCATTGTCAATGCCGTGGCAGCCTTTAAAAAACATCAACAGGCATTGATCATTATCGATTTCGGCACGGCAACCACATTTGACGCCATCACCCAAAAAGGCGAATACCTGGGGGGTGCCATCTGCCCCGGGGTGATGATCTCTTCCGAAGCCCTGTTCCAAAGGGCTTCCAGGCTGCCCAGAGTGGAAATATTCAAAGCACCGGAACAGGTCATTGGAAAAGACACCATTGAAAGCATCCAATCAGGCATCATCTACGGAAACGCAGCCATGGTAGACGGAATGGTAAGCCGTATGGCCCGGGAAATGGACTCGGCCCTAATGATCATTGCCACAGGCGGATTGGCCCCTCTCATTGCCGAAGTCTCCCAGACCATTGAATATGTAGACCAGTCCCTGACCCTTGAAGGGCTGCGTATCATCAGCCGGGAAATTTGA
- the pbpC gene encoding penicillin-binding protein 1C, translating into MPAPQSLGVSVSRRFLDPKGKPVQVSKVKSGDRIIVELKIKSKKHMPPPLVEDMYRPDQVSPLYLEALLAYEDQWFYYHPGINPFALSRAMVQNIVHGRVVSGGSTLTMQVARILNRKGPGPSLGRKFGQMLRAVQLEAHLTKDEILGLYLTHAPFGANIQGVRAGAFTWLGKDTAELTRAEAALLAVLPQVPSRYRPDRHPLRAQKARNKVLERLARFNIWSRTQVESARQEPVIPFRFPSPLAAPLAARRLRAQIPGQGVIHSLLDYELQVHLAELVKTYMVSLPPGQSGAVMVVNHKTNGVKAYVGSGDFFSPSCQGHVDMVQAFRSPGSTLKPFIYGLAMDAGLVHSHSMLLDLPRFGKSYDPGNFTRGFAGPVTVTRALRDSLNLPAVQVLEAYGPARFHDRLKNGGARFKFKGQPNLSMALGGVGTNLESLVILYSALARNGVAARPRLTPSDPVKERYLMSPGAAWIIWKILSRPLPGREGVVRLSGALPVAWKTGTSYGFRDAWAMGIKGDYLVGVWIGRPDGSPSPGQYGAVTAVPLMARVMECLPRSPTKAVPPDSVSRESICWPSGRAESRMRNQAVGACARRHKAWILDQKFPSTLTGETGICAPLVRTLWVDTEGRRATPLCGGVKKMAVSLWPWQAEPFIPAQWQRSNIIPGDADACPGLAPLVLPRIRIVSLSDGSILSCQPGEKNRARLPLKALGGRGEIHWFLNQKVLVRGGANASMSIPLPGPGDYQLVAMDATGNSGRVNFRVIASPP; encoded by the coding sequence ATGCCTGCTCCCCAAAGCCTTGGGGTCTCTGTGTCACGCAGGTTCTTGGATCCCAAGGGCAAGCCTGTTCAGGTGTCAAAGGTGAAATCCGGAGACCGGATCATTGTGGAATTGAAAATAAAATCAAAAAAACACATGCCCCCGCCCCTGGTGGAAGACATGTACCGGCCCGATCAGGTTTCACCCCTTTATCTTGAGGCCTTGCTGGCCTATGAGGACCAATGGTTTTATTACCATCCCGGCATCAATCCATTTGCCCTGTCCAGGGCCATGGTCCAGAATATTGTCCATGGCCGGGTGGTTTCCGGGGGATCCACCCTGACCATGCAGGTGGCCAGAATCCTTAATCGTAAAGGTCCGGGCCCAAGCCTTGGCAGAAAATTCGGGCAGATGCTCAGGGCAGTCCAGCTTGAGGCGCATTTGACCAAGGATGAGATCCTTGGCCTCTACCTGACCCATGCCCCTTTTGGGGCCAATATCCAGGGGGTCAGGGCCGGTGCCTTTACCTGGCTGGGCAAGGATACTGCCGAGCTGACCCGTGCAGAGGCCGCTCTTCTGGCCGTTCTTCCCCAGGTCCCTTCACGGTACCGGCCGGACCGGCATCCGCTCCGGGCCCAAAAGGCCAGAAACAAGGTATTGGAACGGCTGGCCAGGTTTAATATCTGGTCCCGAACCCAGGTTGAATCGGCCCGTCAGGAACCCGTGATTCCCTTTAGATTTCCAAGTCCTCTGGCCGCCCCTTTGGCTGCAAGGCGGCTTCGGGCCCAAATTCCGGGCCAGGGGGTGATCCATTCCCTTTTAGATTATGAGCTTCAGGTCCATCTGGCTGAACTGGTGAAAACCTATATGGTCTCCCTGCCCCCGGGGCAGTCCGGGGCGGTCATGGTGGTCAACCATAAAACTAACGGGGTAAAGGCCTATGTGGGGTCTGGAGATTTTTTTTCCCCCTCCTGCCAGGGCCATGTGGACATGGTACAGGCTTTCCGGTCTCCGGGCTCGACCCTCAAGCCCTTTATTTACGGCCTGGCCATGGACGCAGGCCTTGTCCATTCCCATTCCATGCTTTTGGATTTGCCCAGGTTCGGCAAGTCCTATGACCCGGGGAATTTTACCCGGGGGTTTGCAGGCCCGGTCACGGTCACCCGGGCCCTTCGGGATTCTTTGAACCTGCCGGCAGTCCAGGTGCTAGAGGCCTATGGCCCGGCCCGTTTTCATGACAGATTGAAAAATGGGGGGGCTAGGTTTAAATTCAAGGGACAACCCAACCTGTCCATGGCCCTGGGCGGGGTGGGCACCAACCTGGAATCCTTGGTCATCCTTTATTCGGCACTGGCCCGGAATGGGGTTGCGGCCCGGCCCCGGCTGACCCCTTCGGACCCGGTCAAAGAGCGATACCTCATGAGTCCCGGGGCGGCCTGGATTATCTGGAAGATTTTGTCCCGGCCCCTGCCCGGCCGTGAAGGGGTTGTCCGATTGTCAGGGGCGTTGCCTGTGGCCTGGAAAACCGGAACTTCCTATGGGTTCAGGGATGCCTGGGCCATGGGGATCAAGGGAGATTATCTGGTGGGGGTGTGGATCGGCCGGCCTGACGGTTCTCCGTCTCCCGGTCAGTACGGGGCTGTGACGGCCGTGCCGCTCATGGCAAGGGTCATGGAATGTCTCCCGCGCTCCCCAACAAAGGCCGTCCCGCCTGACTCGGTCAGCCGGGAGAGCATATGCTGGCCTTCGGGACGGGCGGAGTCCAGGATGCGCAACCAGGCGGTTGGGGCCTGTGCCCGGCGGCACAAGGCCTGGATTCTGGACCAGAAATTTCCTTCTACCCTTACCGGAGAAACCGGTATCTGCGCCCCCCTTGTCCGGACCCTCTGGGTGGATACAGAGGGCCGGCGGGCCACCCCCCTGTGCGGGGGGGTAAAGAAAATGGCTGTCAGCCTATGGCCATGGCAGGCAGAACCCTTTATCCCGGCTCAATGGCAGCGGTCTAACATCATCCCCGGAGACGCTGACGCCTGTCCGGGTCTGGCCCCTCTGGTTCTGCCCCGGATCAGGATTGTTTCTCTGTCCGATGGGAGTATCCTCTCCTGCCAGCCCGGGGAAAAGAATCGAGCCCGCCTTCCCCTCAAAGCCCTGGGTGGCCGGGGGGAAATTCATTGGTTTCTCAACCAAAAAGTCCTGGTAAGGGGAGGTGCCAATGCGTCCATGTCCATTCCCCTGCCCGGCCCGGGGGATTATCAGCTGGTTGCAATGGATGCGACCGGCAACTCAGGCCGGGTCAATTTCAGGGTGATTGCTTCTCCCCCCTGA
- a CDS encoding MATE family efflux transporter, with the protein MKPSSGHMKNTLMLSLHIIVGQIGQLTMSVADNVMVGHVGTDALAAAAIGNGLFTLIMVTGIGISMAMTPLSAMAMGGGRNKECGTVLRQGLLLNLLSGMILMGATFITAQSIRMLNQPQAIVEPAIVYMQVLGLSMLPLMIFQSFRQFAEGVSFLAPAMIITLVANLVNILVNWVFIFGNLGAPALGLTGAGIATFASRTFMAVCLGVVIMTAPSLKRFDPSLKYKKIDLQMMRQLLGIGIPGAFQYFFEVSAFAASSVIVGWMGVKELAAHQIALNLASISFMACQGGCQSGRILCGSALHRTHGPGRHQLYPVQALASRILHL; encoded by the coding sequence ATGAAACCATCCAGCGGCCATATGAAAAATACCCTGATGCTTTCCCTGCACATCATTGTGGGGCAGATCGGACAGCTGACCATGTCGGTTGCCGACAATGTCATGGTGGGCCATGTGGGAACAGACGCCCTGGCCGCCGCTGCCATCGGCAATGGGCTGTTTACCCTGATCATGGTGACCGGCATCGGCATCTCCATGGCCATGACCCCGCTCTCGGCCATGGCCATGGGCGGGGGCAGGAACAAAGAATGCGGGACAGTCCTCCGCCAGGGACTTTTGCTCAACCTCTTGTCGGGTATGATTCTCATGGGGGCAACCTTCATAACGGCCCAGAGCATCCGGATGCTGAACCAGCCCCAGGCCATTGTGGAACCGGCCATTGTCTATATGCAGGTTCTGGGACTGTCCATGCTCCCTTTGATGATTTTCCAGTCCTTTCGCCAATTTGCCGAAGGGGTGAGTTTTCTGGCCCCGGCCATGATCATCACCCTGGTGGCCAACCTGGTGAATATTCTTGTCAACTGGGTATTTATCTTCGGTAATCTGGGCGCCCCGGCCTTAGGGCTCACGGGTGCAGGCATTGCCACCTTTGCCTCAAGAACATTCATGGCAGTCTGCCTTGGGGTGGTGATCATGACCGCCCCCTCCCTCAAGCGGTTTGATCCGAGCCTGAAATACAAAAAAATTGATCTCCAGATGATGCGACAGCTCCTGGGCATCGGGATCCCCGGGGCATTTCAATATTTTTTTGAGGTCTCGGCTTTTGCCGCATCTTCGGTGATTGTGGGATGGATGGGGGTCAAAGAACTGGCAGCCCACCAGATTGCATTGAACCTGGCCTCCATCTCTTTTATGGCATGCCAGGGCGGATGTCAGAGCGGCCGGATTCTCTGCGGTTCTGCTCTGCACAGGACTCATGGCCCTGGCCGGCATCAGCTTTATCCTGTTCAGGCATTGGCTTCCCGAATTTTACATCTCTGA